DNA sequence from the Caminibacter pacificus genome:
TTTAAGCGAATTTTTACTATTTATCTCTCGCCAAGAAGTATATCACGGAGAACTTCTACAAAGAGCGCTTGATGCTATAAACGCATCAAAATAAGCCTCTTTTTTCTTCAGAATTTCTTATTAAATTTCGGTAGTTTTTTGTATTTAAAAAAGTACTCTTGAATATAATACGCTTCTAAAAATGCCGGTAAAATATCTTTAGGCGTTATAATTATTTCAAATTTCAAAATATTATATTCTTTTAGCATATCCTCAAAAGTAACTTCTCTATAATTCGTAAGCCTTCCTAACAATCCTTGATTGTAAAATTTACCGCTGTTATCTACGCTTCCTGCTTTTCCGATATAAATAAGCTCGAAAGTATCACACTTTTTAGCATATATTTTATAAACACCTTTTTGTTTATCCGTAATAGAATGTTTTTTTAGATTTTGAAGTAGCTCATTTATGGAGGTTATCTCAAAAGTAATTGTTTGAAATGAAAAAAAAGAGGAAGAATTAAGAAAGTCTTGCAAGTACTTCCTCAGCTTCTTGATATCCGAGTTCGAAAGCTTTTTTGTTAATTTCAACCGCTTTGCTCGGTACTGTTTCAATCATTGCTTGGAATACCAAATCTTTATCGATGTTGTTCATTCTTGTAGCAATTGCAAGCGCTACAACTGACTGAGTAATAACGTTTCCTACTTTTTCTTTTGCAATAGTAATTACTTCGATAGGGAACATTTTCCATCTTGCTTTATCATCTTCAGTAGGATAAACAAGATTAGGTTCATATACGATAATTCCGCCTTCTTTTACTCCGTCTTTGAATAGATGATATGACTTATCAGCAACGCTTAACATAAAGTCGATTTCACCGTCAACTGCGTAAGGATATAAAATTTCATGATCGTCAAGAATAATATCAACTTTTGTAGGCCCACCTCTTACTTGAGAAGTATAAGTACCTACTTGCACTCCGTATTTTCCAGCTTTTACATACGCTCTTGCCAAAATTTCACCAGCAAGAAGGACACCTTGTCCTCCTACCCCTGTAAATCTTAATTGCTTTCTCATTAGTTACCCCTTACTCTGTCGATAAGTTTGTAATATTCTTCGCAGTATTCAGGCTCTTCTTTTTGATATAGAACGCCTCTTGGGAATTTACCTTGTTTTTTAAGCTCGTATTTTTCTTCTTCGCTTAGTTTGTCCCATTTAGCTTTCGGAATAAGATTTTCTTCAATCCAATCCATATTTTTCTTAGCTTGTCCCAATTTATTTTTTCTACCGAAGTTTACGTGACAGTTAGAGTGAATATCAAAGAAACTGAATCCTTTATGTTGGAAACCTTTGATAAATAATCTTTCAAGTTTTTGAGCTTCCGCAACACTCTCTCTACCTACGAATGTAGCACCTGCACCGATTGCCAAATCAGCAGGGTCGAATGTAGGGTCGATATTTCCGTATTGAGTAGTTACAGACCATGCACCTTTTGGTGTAGTAGGTGAAACTTGGCTGTTAGTTAATCCGTAAATGAAGTTATTGATAAGTACGAAATTTAAGTCGATATTTCTTCTACATCCGTGAATTGTGTGGTTACCACCGATTGCAAGTCCGTCACCGTCCCCTGCAACAACAATTACGTGTTTATCAGGATGAGCAAGTTTAATACCTGTTGCGTATGCTACCGTTCTTCCGTGTGTAGTATGAACCGTATTTGCGTCGATATAACTACTAAATCTTCCGGAACATCCGATACCAGATACGATACAAATGTCGTTTTTATCCCATCCGAGTTTTGCGAATGCTCTAATCATAGCTTTCATAATAATACCGTCACCACATCCCCAACACCATAGTGTTGGCATTTTATCAGTTCTTAAATAATAATCATAATTAAATGCCATTGTTACTCCTTATAATTTATTTGTTTATTTTCCTGCCATTTCTTTAAGTTTAGCTTTAATTTCAGCCGGTGAAATAGGTCTACCGTTTGCTTTGAATAACGTATCGAAAGTTTCAGCTTTTCTTCCGCTTGCTCTTTGAATTTCTTTGAAATATTGACCTTTGTTCATTTCTGTTACAAGTACTTTGTCGAATTTTTTACAAAGTTCGTCAATTTTTTCTTCCGGAGATGGCCATAATGTAATAGGTCTGAATAGTCCTACTTTAATACCTTCTTCTCTAAGTTGTTTAATAGCTTCTTTTACTGCAAGAGATACGCTTCCGTATGCGATTACAAGAATATCCGCATCATCAATCATAAACTCTTCATAGCTTTCGATTTCGTCTTTATGAGCTAAAATTTTATTAAATAGTCTGTCAATCAGCTCTTGACACATTTTAGCGTCTTCTGTAGGGAATCCTGTCGGACCATGGTGTAATCCGGTTACGTGATATCTGTATCCTTTGAAGAACGGATTTAGAACTGCCGGCTCATCAGGTCCTACGTTATACGGTTCATAAGTTAGAGGGTCACCTTCATAAACTTTTCTATTTACGATATTTTTTTCAACTTCTTCTTTATCAGGAAGTACCGCTTTACCAACCATATGACCAAGTGTTTCGTCAAGTAACACGAATACAGGAGTCATAAATCTCTCAGCAAGATTAAATGCTCTAACAGTTTCAGTGTAGCACTCTTCCAAACTTCCAGCACATAGTGTAATTGATTGATAATCCCCGTGAGTCGGAGCTTGTGCTTGAAGAATATCACCTTGTTGCGGTCTTGTCGGAAGACCGGTACTCGGACCACCCCTCATTACGTTTGTAATTACAAGTGGTACTTCAGCCATAAATGCAAGCCCGATTTGCTCAGCTTTTAGTGAAATACCGGGACCAGATGTGTTAGTCATTGATTTTACACCGCTCATACTTGCACCAAGTGCAACAGAAATACCTGCAATTTCATCTTCCATTTGGATAAATACACCGCCTACTTTAGGAAGTAATTTACTCATTTCATGAGCAACTTCACTTGAAGGTGTAATAGGATATCCACCAAAAAATCTACATCCAGCATCAATTGCCGCTAATGCTGCTAATTGGTTTCCTGTACTTACGATTTCTCTTGGCATTACGCTTCTCCTTTAAGCTTTTTAACTTCGTTAAGTTTTTTAAATTTATATTCGTCTCTTTCTGCTACGAAAATACAAAAATCAGGACACTCAAGTTCGCACTCTTTACATCCGATACACCATTCAGGGTGTGTTACTTTTACCATTTGACCTAAAATATTATGAGGATCCGGTACCATTTCAAGTACACCTGTCGGACAAAAATCTACGCAAAGTTCACAACTTTTACAAATTGCTTCATCAACCCATACAGGCGTGTTTTCCGGAGCTTTTAATTTAAAATCTACATTTAAAGCCATTTAATCTCCTTTTTATTTTCTTTACATATTTATAATATCAAAATCCGTACTAAAAGAGTCCTAAAAATTGACGCAAATCAAGAAATTGTGTAAAAATGTTACATTTATCGTAACATTGGTTTAATGTTTGAAAATTTCCGAATTTTAGGGAATTAAAAAAAGAAAAAAAGTGAAGGAATTACACAGTGAAAGTAGGAAAAAAGAAGGGATTATTTCCCTTTTTCTTTAAGAGCTTTTACTACAGTAGCACCGATATCCGCAGGAGATTTTACTACATATACTCCGGCTTCTTCAAGTGCTGCCATTTTCTCAGCCGCAGTACCTTTGCTTCCGCTAATAATTGCACCTGCATGCCCCATTCTTTTACCTTTTGGAGCAGTTTGACCTGCGATGAATGCGATTACAGGTTTAGTGATTTTTTCTTTAATAAGTTTTGCCGCTTGAATTTCCAAATCCCCACCGATTTCACCAATCATAACGATTGCTTCGGTTTCAGGGTCTTCTTCAAACATAGGAAGAAGTTCTTTGTAGCTTAGACCGATAATAGGGTCACCACCGATACCTACCGCTGTCGTAATACCAAGACCTTCTTTTACAACTTGGTTACTTGCTTCGTATGTTAAAGTACCTGATTTAGAGATAAGACCAACATTTCCTTTTTTGAAAATGTGACCAGGCATAATTCCGATTTTACACTCTTCAGCCGTGATGATACCAGGACAGTTAGGTCCGATTGTTTTCATACCTTTTTTAACTGCGTAGTGTTTCGCCATCATCATATCTTTTACAGGCGCACCCTCAGTAATGATTACGGCAAGCTCGATTCCAGCATCAGCCGCTTCCATTACCGCATCCGCAACGAATGCAGGCGGTACGAAAATCATACTTACAGTAGCACCCGTAGCTTTTACAGCTTCTTCAACAGTATTGAATACAGGTTTTCCAAGATGAGTCATCCCACCTTTGTTAGGTGTAACACCACCGACGATTTGAGTTCCGTACGCTATACATTGCTCAGCGTGGAAAGTACCCTCTTTTCCTGTAAATCCTTGAACGATTACTTTTGTATCTTTATTTACTAAAATACTCATTATAGCTCTCCTTTCGCAGCTTTTACGGCTTTTTGCGCTCCGTCTTTTAGGTCTGTTGCCGGAATAATATTTTTAATATTTGCGTTTCTTAAAATTTCAGCAGCTTCTTCTGCGTTTGTTCCGTCAAGTCTTACGATTACAGGTACGTTTACTTCTACCTTTTCAGTTGCTTGAAGAATTCCGTTAGCAATTCTGTCACATCTAACGATACCACCGAAAATATTTACGAAAATTGATTTTACGTTAGGGTCGCTTAGAATGATTTCAAATCCTTTTGCAACAGTATCAGGATTCGCTCCACCACCAACGTCAAGGAAGTTAGCAGGCTCTCCACCTTCGTGTTTAATAATATCCATAGTAGCCATAGCAAGTCCAGCACCGTTAACCATACATCCTACGTTTCCGTCAAGTTTGATGTAGCTTAGCCCGTATTTTTTAGCTTCGATTTCAGTCGGCTCTTCTTCGTCCAAGTCTCTCATTTCAGCAATTTCAGGATGTCTGTATAGTGCGTTGTCATCAAATCCCATTTTCGCATCAAGTGCTAAAAATCTTCCGTCTCCCGTTTTGATTAGAGGGTTGATTTCGATCATTTCAGCGTCGTTATCCATATAAACATTGTAAAGTGCCGTTGCGAATTTAATGAATTCTTTTTGCTCGTCTTTTCCAAGCCCTAGTCCAAATGCAAGTTTTCTTGCATGGAAAGGTTGGAATCCGATTGTAGGGTCAATTGCCACTTTTACGATTTTTTCAGGAGTTTTTTCAGCTACTTCTTCAATCTCCATACCACCTTCGGTAGAAGCCATCATTACAGGCATTTCAAGCGCTCTATCAAGCACCATTCCAAGATAATATTCCGCTTTAATATCGGCACCTTCTTCGATATACACTTTTTTTACCACTTTACCCTCAGGGCCTGTTTGGTGAGTTACAAGTGTCATTCCGAGCATTTCTTCAGCGATTTTTTCTACTTCGTCAAGAGTTTTAGCAAGTTTTACACCACCTGCTTTTCCTCTACCACCTGCGTGAATTTGAGCTTTTACAACCCAAAGGTTTCCACCAAGCTCTTCAGCTACTTTTCTTGCTTCAGGTCCGCTAAAAGCCACTCCACCTCTTGGAGTAGGCACTCCGTATTTTCTAAATATCTCTTTTGCTTGATACTCATGTATATTCATTTACTCTCCTTTCTAAAAGTTAAATTATTTTATTCTTGCTCCCATTGTTTTCTACCTTGCTCGTATAAGTCATTTCCATAGCAGTCGTTTACTACAACTACCGGGAAGTCTTCTACTTCAAGCTTTCTTACGGCTTCAGGTCCGAGTTCAGGATATGCGATAACTTCAGCGTTTTTGATTCTCTCGGCAAGAAGTGCACCGGCTCCTCCGGTAGCTCCGAAATATACCGCTTTATATTTTTTACACGCTTCTCTAACAGCTTCGTTTCTTTTCCCCTTACCTATCATTCCCTTTTGTCCGTGCTCGATTAAGATAGGCGCGTAGCTGTCCATTCTGTATGAAGTAGTAGGGCCGGCACTACCAATCGGCTCTCCGGGTTTTGGAGGAGTAGGCCCTACGTAATAAATCACTGCACCTTTAAGGTCGAATGGCAAAGGCTCACCTTTTTCGATCAAATCTACAAGTCTTTTATGAGCCGCGTCTCTTGCCGTATAAATAGTACCCGTAAGATATACGATATCTCCGGCTTTTAATTTTTCTACATCTTCGTCAGTTAAAGGTGTTTTTAGTCTGTATTCAGCCATTTTCTAATCCTTTAGATTGTAATATGAGAGTGTCTTGAGCTGTGACATTGGATATTCACCGCAACAGGCAGTGATGCGATATGACACATTCTTCCAGGCTGGAATGTTTCTATATGTACCGCAAGTACGGTTTCTGTACCACCCATACCCATAGCACCGATTCCGAGTTTGTTAAGTTCGTTTTTAATCTCTTCTTCGAATTCAGCCATTTCAGGGTCAGGATTTTTGCTTCCGATATCTCTAAATAGTGCGTGTTTGCTCATAACAGCCGCATAATCAAAGCTTCCACCGATTCCTACACCCACTACCAAAGGAGGACACGGATTCGGACCAGCGTCACTAACTACTTTTTTAACGAATTCCAAAATACCTTTTTTACCTTGAGCCGGTGCTAAAACCGTAGCGCGAGATACGTTTTCGCTTCCTCCGCCTTTTGCCGCATATTCGATTTCGATTTTATCTCCCGGTACGATATCGAAATAGATTACCGGAGGTAAGTTGTATCCAACTTTATCTTTAAGATTCGCTCTTGTAAAACAATCACAAGTACTTGCTCTTAAATATCCTTCTTTATAGCCTTGTTCGGTACCTTCGTAAATTGCATCTTTTAGCGTTCCGCCTTCTACTTTTACGTCTTCTCCCACTTTTACGAAATAAATAGCAAGACCCGTATCTTGGCAAAGAGGCTTCCATTCGGTCTCTGCAATTTTTGCGTTATCAAGAAGTTGTTTAAGTACTGCTTTTGAAACTTCACTTTTTTCGTTTTTATACGCTTCTTCAAGCGCTTTTTTCATATCCGGCGATAAGTGTGTCGCCGAATAGATAATCATATCTTTTATCGCTTTTACGATATCGTCATATTTTACGACTCTCATTTATTCTCCTTAAAAAAGTCTCTTTCAAGTACGTCGATCATCTCTTTTACAGCTGCTGTAGAGCGTCTGAATTGCTCTTTTTCGCAAGGGTCAAGAGTAACTTCGATAACTTTCTCAGCTCCGTCTTTTCCGAGCATTACAGGTACGCCGTTTACAACTCCCTCAACTTCGTATTCACCATCAAGCAATACCGCACATGGGAATATCTGTTTTGAATCTTTCAAAATAGCCTCTACCATTATAGCAGTAGATTTGCCCGGCGCAAAATAAGCACTTCCCGTTTTTAAATATCCGACGATTTCCGCACCAGCGTGTCTTGTTCTTTCGACTACTTCTTCAATCTCTTTTTGAGTTAAAAGGTCGCTAAGAGGCACACCGGCAACAGTTGAATATCTCGGAAGCGGCACCATAAAATCACCATGCCCGCCAATTACGCTCGCTCTAATTTGTCCGGCTCCGTAGCCGAGTTTTTCATAAATAAAATATGCCATTCTCGCACTATCTAAGATTCCGGCCATACCGATTACTTGATTTCTCGGAAAACCACCCACTCTTAGTGCCGTGTAAGTCATTGCATCAAGAGGATTTGAAACTGTAATAATGATTGCATCGGGAGCCACTTCTTTTACGTTAGTGATAACATCTTTCATTATTTCGGCATTTTTTAGAAGTAAATCTTCTCTTGTCATTCCAGGTTTTCTTGGGAATCCAGCAGTAATAACGACAACTTTTGAGCCTCTGACATCCTCATAGCTCTCAGCTGCTCTTACAATGGAATGGCTTCTCACGGCACTTGCGGCATGAGACATATCAAGTGCTTTTCCTTTTGCTCTATCGGTATCTCTATCTACCAAAATAATTTCATGAGCAAGCCCTTGCATTGCAAGAGAATAACCAACTATACTACCTACATTTCCTGCACCGATAATTGATACTTTATTTGACATCATTATCCTTTAAATAAAAAGAGATAACCCCAAAAGGGATTATCTTAAAGCATCAATAATTTTGTTGAATGTTTCGCTCGGTCTCATATATTTAGCTACTTTTTCTTCATTCGGATGATAGTATCCTTCGATATCAGCCGGTTTACCTTCAACAGCTGCGATTTCTCCAAGGATTTTTTCTTCATTTTCTACAAGTTCTTTTGCTACAGGTTTGAATTTAGCTTCAAGTTCCGCATCACCGCAGTTTGCAAGCTCTTCAGCCCAATATCTTGCTAAATAGTAATGACTTCCTCTGTTGTCAAGTTGTCCTACTTTTCTTTTCGGAGTTTTGTCGTTTTGTAGGTATTTTCCTACCGCTTTACTTAATGCGTCGGCAATAACTTCAGTTTTTTCGTTCGCACCTTGTTTTCTTGCAAGTTTAAGTGATTCTACTGTTGCAAGGAATTCACCTAAACTATCCCATCTTAAGTGACCTTCTTTGATGAATTGCTCAACGTGTTTAGGAGCAGAACCACCAGCACCTGTTTCATACAGACCACCACCTGCAAGTAACGGAACGATTGAAAGTGTTCTTGCACTCGTACCAACTTCGATAATCGGGAATAAGTCTGTTAGGTAGTCTCTTAATACGTTACCTGTTACAGAAATAGTACCAAGACCTTTTCTAAATCTTCTAAGTGTGTATCTCATAGCTTTTTCAGGAGCCATAATGTGATATTCAACATCACTTAGGTCGTATTTTGCAAGTTCGCTAACTACGTATTTGATTAGGTTAGCATCGTGCGCTCTGTTGCTATCAAGCCAGAATACGATAGGAAGTCCGCTTTCTTTCGCTCTTTCAACAGCAAGTTTAATCCAGTCGATAATAGCTACTTCTTTAGCTGTGTATGCTCTCCAGATATCTCCGGCTTCTGTTTCGAATTCCATTAATACTTCGTTGTTTTCAGTATCGACAACTCTGATAATTCCGTCTTCTGGTGGGAAGAATGTTTTGTCGTGGCTTCCGTATTCTTCAGCTTTTTTAGCCATAAGACCTACGTTTTGAACAGTACCTACTTTTGTAGGGTCGAATTGTCCGTTCTTAACGATATCAGCTACGATTTCTTTATACATTCTTGCATATGTTCTATCAGGAACAGTAATTACAGTATCTTCAACTTCACCATCAGGTCCCCAACCTTTAAGTCCGTTTTTGATTGTAGCAGGGATAGACGCGTCGATAATTACGTCATTTGGTCTGTGAAGGTTTGTAATTCCGTTATCGCTATCAACCATATAAAGTCTTGGTTGTTTTTTATAAATTTCAGCGATTGTTTCTTTAATGGCTTTTTGTTTGTCTTCAGGAAGTTTTGCAAGTTTAGCTTCTAAATCGCTCATACCGTTGTTAGGGTTAAATCCGATTTCTTCAAGTTCTTTTCCGAATTTA
Encoded proteins:
- a CDS encoding 2-oxoacid:acceptor oxidoreductase family protein, coding for MRKQLRFTGVGGQGVLLAGEILARAYVKAGKYGVQVGTYTSQVRGGPTKVDIILDDHEILYPYAVDGEIDFMLSVADKSYHLFKDGVKEGGIIVYEPNLVYPTEDDKARWKMFPIEVITIAKEKVGNVITQSVVALAIATRMNNIDKDLVFQAMIETVPSKAVEINKKAFELGYQEAEEVLARLS
- a CDS encoding 2-oxoglutarate ferredoxin oxidoreductase subunit beta; amino-acid sequence: MAFNYDYYLRTDKMPTLWCWGCGDGIIMKAMIRAFAKLGWDKNDICIVSGIGCSGRFSSYIDANTVHTTHGRTVAYATGIKLAHPDKHVIVVAGDGDGLAIGGNHTIHGCRRNIDLNFVLINNFIYGLTNSQVSPTTPKGAWSVTTQYGNIDPTFDPADLAIGAGATFVGRESVAEAQKLERLFIKGFQHKGFSFFDIHSNCHVNFGRKNKLGQAKKNMDWIEENLIPKAKWDKLSEEEKYELKKQGKFPRGVLYQKEEPEYCEEYYKLIDRVRGN
- a CDS encoding 2-oxoglutarate synthase subunit alpha translates to MPREIVSTGNQLAALAAIDAGCRFFGGYPITPSSEVAHEMSKLLPKVGGVFIQMEDEIAGISVALGASMSGVKSMTNTSGPGISLKAEQIGLAFMAEVPLVITNVMRGGPSTGLPTRPQQGDILQAQAPTHGDYQSITLCAGSLEECYTETVRAFNLAERFMTPVFVLLDETLGHMVGKAVLPDKEEVEKNIVNRKVYEGDPLTYEPYNVGPDEPAVLNPFFKGYRYHVTGLHHGPTGFPTEDAKMCQELIDRLFNKILAHKDEIESYEEFMIDDADILVIAYGSVSLAVKEAIKQLREEGIKVGLFRPITLWPSPEEKIDELCKKFDKVLVTEMNKGQYFKEIQRASGRKAETFDTLFKANGRPISPAEIKAKLKEMAGK
- a CDS encoding 4Fe-4S binding protein, translated to MALNVDFKLKAPENTPVWVDEAICKSCELCVDFCPTGVLEMVPDPHNILGQMVKVTHPEWCIGCKECELECPDFCIFVAERDEYKFKKLNEVKKLKGEA
- the sucD gene encoding succinate--CoA ligase subunit alpha yields the protein MSILVNKDTKVIVQGFTGKEGTFHAEQCIAYGTQIVGGVTPNKGGMTHLGKPVFNTVEEAVKATGATVSMIFVPPAFVADAVMEAADAGIELAVIITEGAPVKDMMMAKHYAVKKGMKTIGPNCPGIITAEECKIGIMPGHIFKKGNVGLISKSGTLTYEASNQVVKEGLGITTAVGIGGDPIIGLSYKELLPMFEEDPETEAIVMIGEIGGDLEIQAAKLIKEKITKPVIAFIAGQTAPKGKRMGHAGAIISGSKGTAAEKMAALEEAGVYVVKSPADIGATVVKALKEKGK
- the sucC gene encoding ADP-forming succinate--CoA ligase subunit beta, giving the protein MNIHEYQAKEIFRKYGVPTPRGGVAFSGPEARKVAEELGGNLWVVKAQIHAGGRGKAGGVKLAKTLDEVEKIAEEMLGMTLVTHQTGPEGKVVKKVYIEEGADIKAEYYLGMVLDRALEMPVMMASTEGGMEIEEVAEKTPEKIVKVAIDPTIGFQPFHARKLAFGLGLGKDEQKEFIKFATALYNVYMDNDAEMIEINPLIKTGDGRFLALDAKMGFDDNALYRHPEIAEMRDLDEEEPTEIEAKKYGLSYIKLDGNVGCMVNGAGLAMATMDIIKHEGGEPANFLDVGGGANPDTVAKGFEIILSDPNVKSIFVNIFGGIVRCDRIANGILQATEKVEVNVPVIVRLDGTNAEEAAEILRNANIKNIIPATDLKDGAQKAVKAAKGEL
- a CDS encoding Fe-S-containing hydro-lyase — protein: MAEYRLKTPLTDEDVEKLKAGDIVYLTGTIYTARDAAHKRLVDLIEKGEPLPFDLKGAVIYYVGPTPPKPGEPIGSAGPTTSYRMDSYAPILIEHGQKGMIGKGKRNEAVREACKKYKAVYFGATGGAGALLAERIKNAEVIAYPELGPEAVRKLEVEDFPVVVVNDCYGNDLYEQGRKQWEQE
- a CDS encoding fumarate hydratase; this encodes MRVVKYDDIVKAIKDMIIYSATHLSPDMKKALEEAYKNEKSEVSKAVLKQLLDNAKIAETEWKPLCQDTGLAIYFVKVGEDVKVEGGTLKDAIYEGTEQGYKEGYLRASTCDCFTRANLKDKVGYNLPPVIYFDIVPGDKIEIEYAAKGGGSENVSRATVLAPAQGKKGILEFVKKVVSDAGPNPCPPLVVGVGIGGSFDYAAVMSKHALFRDIGSKNPDPEMAEFEEEIKNELNKLGIGAMGMGGTETVLAVHIETFQPGRMCHIASLPVAVNIQCHSSRHSHITI
- the mdh gene encoding malate dehydrogenase, with product MSNKVSIIGAGNVGSIVGYSLAMQGLAHEIILVDRDTDRAKGKALDMSHAASAVRSHSIVRAAESYEDVRGSKVVVITAGFPRKPGMTREDLLLKNAEIMKDVITNVKEVAPDAIIITVSNPLDAMTYTALRVGGFPRNQVIGMAGILDSARMAYFIYEKLGYGAGQIRASVIGGHGDFMVPLPRYSTVAGVPLSDLLTQKEIEEVVERTRHAGAEIVGYLKTGSAYFAPGKSTAIMVEAILKDSKQIFPCAVLLDGEYEVEGVVNGVPVMLGKDGAEKVIEVTLDPCEKEQFRRSTAAVKEMIDVLERDFFKENK
- a CDS encoding NADP-dependent isocitrate dehydrogenase; translated protein: MANPTIVWTKIDEAPYLATFSLLPIMEAFTKDAGINWELRDISLAGRVIAEFSDMLPENLRQSDELAYLGELVKKPEANVIKLPNISASVPQLKATIKELQSQGYPLPDFPEEPQNAEEEKIRLKYLKCVGSNVNPVLREGNSDRRLAEPVKEYAKMHPHPMKPVEPTSKSYVAHMDKNDFYQNEQSFIAPRNMTVAIEFEGKNGTKKVFKEVELEKGEVFSGTFLNRKTLREFYEKTIQDAKEKDILFSLHVKATMMKVSDPVMFGDAIRVYYKELFDKFGKELEEIGFNPNNGMSDLEAKLAKLPEDKQKAIKETIAEIYKKQPRLYMVDSDNGITNLHRPNDVIIDASIPATIKNGLKGWGPDGEVEDTVITVPDRTYARMYKEIVADIVKNGQFDPTKVGTVQNVGLMAKKAEEYGSHDKTFFPPEDGIIRVVDTENNEVLMEFETEAGDIWRAYTAKEVAIIDWIKLAVERAKESGLPIVFWLDSNRAHDANLIKYVVSELAKYDLSDVEYHIMAPEKAMRYTLRRFRKGLGTISVTGNVLRDYLTDLFPIIEVGTSARTLSIVPLLAGGGLYETGAGGSAPKHVEQFIKEGHLRWDSLGEFLATVESLKLARKQGANEKTEVIADALSKAVGKYLQNDKTPKRKVGQLDNRGSHYYLARYWAEELANCGDAELEAKFKPVAKELVENEEKILGEIAAVEGKPADIEGYYHPNEEKVAKYMRPSETFNKIIDALR